One window of Nocardia nova SH22a genomic DNA carries:
- a CDS encoding SDR family NAD(P)-dependent oxidoreductase, whose protein sequence is MSENATPATKTVLITGTSSGAGLAAAIAAARAGFAVVATARDLDRTGALREAARDAEVELDIRRLDVTEPDSIDEAISGVLDTHGRLDAVVNNAGVGSIGTLELLNLDQIRYGMEVNFFGVLAVSRAALPHLRATGGRLVTVGSAYGAVGQPFNEAYCAGKAATETYMEALAAVAAEVGVTVSVVQPGPIASSFGDNMPIDRVALRAAADAGPYKAAYANYLTYLPGMIAGAVQTSAEVAEFVVYALTDPAPPFRIQTSDFSRNFVADKLADVDGSAVQAITRQWLAPADTGVNP, encoded by the coding sequence ATGAGCGAAAACGCAACCCCCGCAACGAAAACCGTCCTGATCACCGGCACGTCCTCCGGTGCGGGCCTGGCCGCCGCGATCGCGGCCGCACGGGCCGGATTCGCCGTCGTCGCCACCGCACGCGACCTCGACCGGACCGGCGCGCTGCGGGAGGCGGCCCGCGACGCCGAGGTGGAACTCGACATCCGCCGCCTCGATGTCACCGAACCGGACAGCATCGACGAGGCGATCTCGGGTGTGCTCGACACCCACGGCCGGCTGGACGCGGTGGTGAACAACGCCGGGGTCGGCAGCATCGGCACCCTCGAACTGCTGAACCTGGACCAGATCCGATACGGCATGGAGGTCAACTTCTTCGGCGTCCTCGCGGTGAGCCGGGCGGCGCTGCCGCATCTGCGGGCCACGGGTGGCCGACTGGTCACCGTGGGCAGCGCCTACGGCGCGGTCGGTCAGCCGTTCAACGAGGCGTACTGCGCGGGAAAGGCCGCGACCGAAACCTATATGGAGGCATTGGCGGCGGTGGCGGCCGAGGTCGGGGTGACGGTATCGGTCGTGCAACCGGGTCCGATCGCCTCCTCGTTCGGCGACAACATGCCCATCGACCGGGTGGCGTTGCGGGCGGCGGCCGACGCCGGGCCCTACAAGGCCGCCTACGCGAACTACCTGACCTATCTGCCCGGCATGATCGCGGGCGCGGTGCAGACCTCCGCGGAGGTCGCCGAGTTCGTGGTGTACGCGCTCACCGACCCCGCTCCGCCCTTCCGCATCCAGACCTCGGACTTCTCCCGGAATTTCGTGGCGGACAAACTCGCCGACGTCGACGGTTCGGCGGTGCAGGCGATCACCCGGCAGTGGTTGGCTCCGGCGGATACGGGTGTCAACCCCTAG